A single region of the Streptomyces caelestis genome encodes:
- a CDS encoding DNA-3-methyladenine glycosylase yields MIATPDRTPLPREFFDRPVLDVAPDLLGRILVRTTPDGPIALRLTEVEAYDGADDPGSHAYRGRTARNGVMFGPPGHVYVYFTYGMWFCMNLVCGPEGKASAVLLRAGEIIEGAELARTRRLSARNDKELAKGPARLATALGVDRSLDGTDACTSDATPLKILTGTPVPRDQVRNGPRTGIAGEGGNGDIHPWRFWIANDPTVSPYRAHVPRRRRS; encoded by the coding sequence ATGATCGCGACCCCCGACCGTACGCCCCTGCCCAGGGAGTTCTTCGACCGGCCCGTCCTCGATGTAGCCCCCGACCTCCTCGGCCGCATCCTGGTACGCACCACCCCGGACGGTCCGATCGCCCTCCGCCTCACGGAGGTCGAGGCCTACGACGGTGCCGACGACCCCGGCTCCCACGCCTATCGCGGCCGCACAGCCCGCAACGGCGTGATGTTCGGTCCCCCCGGACACGTGTACGTCTACTTCACCTACGGCATGTGGTTCTGCATGAACCTGGTGTGCGGCCCCGAGGGCAAGGCGAGCGCGGTCCTGCTCCGCGCCGGCGAGATCATCGAAGGCGCCGAGCTGGCCCGCACCCGTCGGCTCTCGGCCCGCAACGACAAGGAACTGGCCAAAGGCCCGGCCCGCCTGGCCACGGCCCTGGGCGTGGACCGCTCCCTGGACGGCACGGACGCCTGCACCTCGGACGCCACCCCCCTGAAGATCCTCACGGGCACGCCCGTACCTCGTGACCAGGTACGCAACGGCCCGCGTACCGGAATCGCGGGCGAAGGGGGCAACGGCGACATCCACCCCTGGCGCTTCTGGATCGCCAACGACCCGACCGTGAGCCCCTATCGAGCCCATGTCCCGAGGCGCCGCCGAAGTTGA
- a CDS encoding sporulation protein: MAFKKLLASLGAGGASVETVLHEVNVVPGGVVQGEVRIQGGSVNQQIEGLSVGLQAKVEVESGDQEYKQDIEFTKSRLGGAFELQANAVHAVQFGLEIPWETPITTIDGQELRSMHIGVSTELEIARAVDSGDLDPINVHPLPAQKAILDAFIQLGFRFKNADMERGVIRGTRQKLPFYQEIEFYPPQQYRGLNQVELSFVADEHAMDVVLEMDKKPGLFGEGSDTFRSFQVGLNDYQGTDWTAYINQWLSEVGSKRNWF, translated from the coding sequence ATGGCGTTCAAGAAGCTGCTCGCGAGCCTGGGGGCCGGCGGGGCTTCGGTCGAGACGGTGCTGCACGAGGTCAACGTCGTCCCGGGCGGTGTCGTCCAGGGTGAGGTGCGGATCCAGGGCGGGTCCGTGAACCAGCAGATCGAGGGGCTCTCGGTCGGGCTCCAGGCCAAGGTCGAGGTGGAGAGCGGCGACCAGGAGTACAAGCAGGACATCGAATTCACGAAGTCCCGGCTGGGCGGGGCGTTCGAGCTCCAGGCGAACGCGGTGCACGCGGTGCAGTTCGGGCTGGAGATCCCGTGGGAGACGCCGATCACGACGATCGACGGGCAGGAGCTGCGCTCGATGCACATCGGGGTCTCCACGGAGCTGGAGATCGCGCGGGCGGTGGACTCCGGTGACCTGGACCCGATCAACGTGCACCCACTGCCGGCGCAGAAGGCGATCCTGGACGCGTTCATCCAGCTTGGCTTCCGGTTCAAGAACGCGGACATGGAGCGCGGTGTCATCCGCGGTACGCGGCAGAAGCTGCCGTTCTACCAGGAGATCGAGTTCTACCCGCCGCAGCAGTACCGGGGGCTGAACCAGGTCGAACTGAGCTTCGTGGCCGACGAGCACGCCATGGACGTGGTGCTCGAGATGGACAAGAAGCCGGGGCTCTTCGGCGAGGGCAGCGACACCTTCCGCTCGTTCCAGGTGGGGCTCAACGACTACCAGGGCACGGACTGGACGGCGTACATCAACCAGTGGCTCTCCGAGGTCGGCAGCAAGCGCAACTGGTTCTAG
- a CDS encoding YbhB/YbcL family Raf kinase inhibitor-like protein, producing MTELKRRPLPHDFHPPVPSFTVTSKDIEEGATLQDAQVYAAGNTSPQLRWEGFPPETRSFAVTCYDPDAPTGSGFWHWVLFDIPASVTELPAGAGSGKFEGLPEGAIHARNDYGGKEFGGAAPPPGDGPHRYVFTVYAVDQEKLGPDAEASPAVVGFNLRFHTIGRAQLIGEYEVPAEG from the coding sequence GTGACCGAGCTCAAGCGGCGGCCGCTCCCCCACGACTTCCATCCGCCCGTGCCGTCGTTCACGGTGACGAGCAAGGACATCGAGGAGGGTGCGACGCTCCAGGACGCTCAGGTCTACGCGGCCGGCAACACGTCGCCGCAGCTGCGGTGGGAGGGCTTCCCGCCCGAGACCAGGAGCTTCGCCGTGACCTGCTACGACCCCGATGCCCCGACGGGCAGCGGGTTCTGGCACTGGGTGCTGTTCGACATCCCGGCGTCGGTGACCGAGCTGCCGGCGGGCGCGGGCAGCGGCAAGTTCGAGGGTCTGCCCGAGGGCGCGATCCACGCTCGTAACGACTACGGCGGCAAGGAGTTCGGCGGTGCCGCGCCGCCGCCCGGGGACGGGCCGCACCGGTACGTGTTCACGGTGTACGCCGTGGACCAGGAGAAGCTCGGTCCGGACGCGGAGGCTTCGCCGGCCGTCGTGGGCTTCAACCTGCGGTTCCACACGATCGGGCGAGCCCAGCTGATCGGTGAGTACGAGGTGCCCGCCGAAGGCTGA
- a CDS encoding HNH endonuclease, which yields MRDTLVLNASFEPLSTVTLNRAVVLVLQDKAVVEQAHPELRMRGAAVDIPAPRVIRLCQFVRVPFRRRAPWSRRGVLVRDRHRCAYCGRRATTVDHVVPRSQGGQDTWLNTVASCAQDNHRKANRTPEEAGMPLLRQPFEPTPADAMLLALGQDDFDALPQWLAQPAA from the coding sequence ATGCGGGACACGCTGGTACTCAACGCGAGCTTCGAGCCGCTGTCGACGGTGACGCTGAACCGAGCCGTCGTTCTGGTGCTTCAGGACAAGGCCGTCGTCGAGCAGGCCCACCCCGAACTGCGGATGCGGGGAGCCGCGGTCGACATACCCGCGCCCCGGGTGATCAGGCTCTGCCAGTTCGTACGGGTGCCTTTCCGAAGACGAGCGCCGTGGTCGAGGCGGGGTGTGCTGGTCCGGGACCGGCACCGGTGCGCGTACTGCGGGAGACGGGCGACGACCGTCGACCACGTGGTGCCGCGGTCGCAGGGCGGTCAGGACACCTGGCTGAACACCGTGGCCTCGTGCGCGCAGGACAACCACCGCAAGGCGAACCGGACTCCGGAAGAGGCGGGGATGCCGCTGCTGCGGCAACCGTTCGAGCCGACTCCGGCGGACGCGATGCTGCTGGCGCTGGGGCAGGACGACTTCGACGCGCTGCCGCAGTGGCTGGCGCAGCCCGCGGCCTAG
- a CDS encoding SPFH domain-containing protein, producing the protein MEPVIIVLIILVVLVFIALIKTIQVIPQASAAIVERFGRYTRTLNAGLNIVVPFIDTIRNRIDLREQVVPFPPQPVITQDNLVVNIDTVIYYQVTDARAATYEVASYIQAIEQLTVTTLRNIIGGMDLERTLTSREEINAALRGVLDEATGKWGIRVNRVELKAIEPPTSIQDSMEKQMRADRDKRAAILQAEGVRQSEILRAEGEKQSQILRAEGEAKAAALRAEGEAQAVRTVFEAIHAGDPDQKLLSYQYLQMLPKIAEGDANKLWIVPSEIGDALKGLSGAMGNFGGLGGGSGGNSGASGSGVPAQERREKPSID; encoded by the coding sequence ATGGAACCGGTCATCATCGTCCTGATCATTCTGGTGGTGTTGGTCTTCATCGCCCTGATCAAGACGATCCAAGTCATCCCACAGGCCAGCGCGGCCATCGTCGAGCGCTTCGGCCGCTACACGCGGACCCTGAACGCCGGCCTCAACATCGTCGTCCCGTTCATCGACACCATCCGCAACCGCATCGACCTGCGCGAACAGGTCGTGCCCTTCCCGCCGCAGCCGGTGATCACCCAGGACAACCTGGTCGTCAACATCGACACGGTCATCTACTACCAGGTGACCGACGCCCGCGCCGCGACGTACGAAGTCGCCAGCTACATCCAGGCGATCGAGCAGCTCACCGTCACCACGCTCCGCAACATCATCGGTGGCATGGACCTGGAGCGGACCCTGACCTCCCGCGAGGAGATCAACGCGGCCCTGCGCGGCGTCCTCGACGAGGCCACCGGCAAGTGGGGCATCCGCGTCAACCGCGTCGAACTCAAGGCGATCGAGCCGCCCACCTCCATCCAGGACTCGATGGAGAAGCAGATGCGCGCCGACCGCGACAAGCGCGCCGCGATCCTCCAGGCCGAAGGTGTCCGGCAGTCCGAGATCCTGCGCGCCGAAGGCGAGAAGCAGTCCCAGATCCTGCGCGCCGAAGGTGAGGCCAAGGCGGCCGCCCTGCGCGCCGAGGGTGAGGCCCAGGCCGTCCGTACGGTCTTCGAGGCCATCCACGCCGGCGACCCGGACCAGAAACTCCTCTCCTACCAGTACCTCCAGATGCTCCCCAAGATCGCCGAAGGCGACGCCAACAAGCTCTGGATCGTGCCCAGCGAAATCGGCGACGCCCTCAAGGGCCTGTCCGGCGCCATGGGCAACTTCGGTGGCCTGGGAGGCGGTTCCGGCGGCAACTCAGGCGCGTCCGGCAGCGGCGTCCCCGCCCAGGAGCGCCGCGAGAAGCCGTCCATCGACTGA
- a CDS encoding NfeD family protein has translation MEIDAWLWWLIGATALGIALVVTAMPELGMLAVGAIGAAVVSGVFGGGAVAQVVVFAVISTAGIAVVRPIANRHRAQRPQFATGVDALKGRQAVVLERVDASGGRIKLAGEVWSARALDTDRAYEIGQEVDVVDIEGATAIVM, from the coding sequence GTGGAAATCGACGCATGGCTGTGGTGGCTGATCGGCGCGACAGCGCTCGGCATCGCGCTCGTGGTCACCGCGATGCCCGAACTCGGCATGCTCGCGGTGGGCGCCATCGGCGCCGCGGTCGTCAGCGGCGTCTTCGGCGGCGGAGCCGTCGCCCAGGTCGTCGTCTTCGCCGTCATCTCGACCGCGGGCATCGCCGTCGTACGGCCCATCGCGAACCGACATCGCGCCCAGCGACCCCAATTCGCCACCGGCGTGGACGCGTTGAAGGGCAGACAAGCCGTCGTCCTGGAACGCGTCGATGCCTCCGGCGGCCGGATCAAGCTGGCCGGAGAGGTCTGGTCGGCCCGCGCCCTCGACACCGACCGCGCTTACGAAATAGGCCAGGAAGTGGACGTCGTGGACATCGAGGGAGCCACTGCGATCGTCATGTGA
- a CDS encoding ABC transporter ATP-binding protein: MSDVLELQDVSVVREGRALVDQVSWSVKEGERWVILGPNGAGKTTLLNLASTYLFPSSGTAAILGETLGRPGTDVFELRPRIGMAGIAMADKLPKRQTVLETVLTAAYGMTATWHEDYEEIDEQRARAFLDRLGMSEYLERKFGTLSEGERKRTLIARALMTDPELLLLDEPAAGLDLGGREDLVRRLGRLARDPIAPSMLMVTHHVEEIPPGFTHVLMIRQGKVLAAGPMELELTSRNLSLCFGLPLVVEQAGERWTAQGLPLS, from the coding sequence ATGAGCGATGTTCTGGAGCTTCAGGACGTATCTGTGGTCCGCGAGGGCCGGGCTCTGGTGGACCAGGTCTCCTGGTCGGTCAAGGAGGGCGAGCGCTGGGTCATCCTGGGCCCGAACGGCGCCGGCAAGACCACTCTCCTCAACCTCGCTTCCACCTACCTCTTCCCCAGCTCGGGCACCGCCGCCATCCTCGGCGAGACCCTCGGCCGGCCCGGCACCGACGTCTTCGAGCTGCGCCCGCGCATCGGCATGGCCGGCATCGCCATGGCCGACAAGCTCCCCAAGCGCCAGACGGTCCTGGAGACGGTGCTGACCGCCGCGTACGGCATGACCGCCACCTGGCACGAGGACTACGAGGAGATCGACGAACAGCGCGCCCGCGCCTTCCTCGACCGCCTCGGCATGAGTGAGTACCTGGAGCGCAAGTTCGGCACGCTCTCCGAGGGCGAGCGCAAGCGCACCCTCATCGCCCGCGCCCTGATGACCGACCCCGAACTGCTGCTCCTCGACGAGCCCGCCGCCGGCCTCGACCTCGGCGGCCGCGAGGACCTCGTCCGCCGCCTCGGCCGGCTCGCCCGCGACCCGATCGCCCCCTCGATGCTCATGGTCACCCACCATGTCGAGGAGATCCCCCCGGGCTTCACCCACGTCCTCATGATCCGCCAGGGCAAGGTCCTCGCCGCGGGCCCGATGGAGCTCGAACTCACCTCTCGCAACCTCTCCCTCTGCTTCGGCCTCCCGCTCGTCGTCGAACAGGCGGGCGAGCGTTGGACGGCACAGGGCCTCCCGCTGTCCTGA
- a CDS encoding chaplin, with product MKNLKKAAAVTMVTGGLLAAGAGIASATSAHADGQAVGSPGVGSGNVVQAPVHVPVNVSGNSVNVVGVLNPAFGNLAVNH from the coding sequence GTGAAGAACCTGAAGAAGGCCGCTGCCGTGACGATGGTGACCGGTGGCCTGCTGGCCGCGGGCGCGGGCATCGCCTCCGCCACCAGCGCGCACGCCGACGGCCAGGCCGTGGGCTCCCCGGGCGTCGGCTCGGGCAACGTCGTCCAGGCCCCGGTGCACGTCCCGGTCAACGTGTCCGGCAACAGCGTGAACGTCGTGGGCGTCCTGAACCCCGCCTTCGGCAACCTCGCCGTCAACCACTGA
- a CDS encoding response regulator, which produces MADAIKVLLVDDHQVVRRGLRTFLEVQDDIEVVGEAADGAEGVDRAEELRPDVILMDVKMPGMDGVDALRRLRELDNPARVLIVTSFTEQRTVVPALRAGAAGYVYKDVDPDALAGAIRSVHAGHILLQPEVADALLSQEEVNSGPGRAGSLTEREREVLGLIADGRSNREIARALVLSEKTVKTHVSNILMKLDLSDRTQAALWAVRHGVTG; this is translated from the coding sequence GTGGCTGACGCAATCAAGGTGCTGCTCGTCGACGACCACCAGGTCGTCCGCCGGGGCCTGCGCACGTTCCTCGAAGTGCAGGACGACATCGAGGTCGTGGGCGAGGCGGCGGACGGCGCCGAAGGAGTCGACCGCGCGGAGGAACTGCGGCCCGACGTCATCCTCATGGACGTCAAGATGCCGGGCATGGACGGCGTCGACGCCCTGCGCAGACTCCGCGAACTGGACAACCCCGCGCGCGTGCTGATCGTCACCAGCTTCACCGAGCAGCGCACGGTGGTCCCCGCCCTGCGCGCGGGCGCCGCCGGCTACGTCTACAAGGACGTCGACCCCGACGCCCTCGCCGGAGCCATCCGCTCCGTCCACGCCGGGCACATCCTCCTCCAGCCGGAGGTCGCTGACGCACTGCTGTCCCAGGAGGAGGTCAACTCGGGTCCGGGGCGGGCCGGTTCGCTCACCGAGCGGGAGCGCGAGGTGCTCGGACTGATAGCGGACGGCCGCTCCAACCGGGAGATCGCCCGCGCCCTCGTCCTCTCCGAGAAGACCGTCAAGACCCACGTCTCGAACATCCTGATGAAACTCGACCTGTCCGACCGAACGCAGGCCGCCCTGTGGGCCGTTCGCCATGGCGTGACAGGCTGA
- a CDS encoding GAF domain-containing sensor histidine kinase, with product MSHGPRSGLAAVSSALLAMSRHLEVRDVLKTIVASARELLDAQYAALGVPDDHGGFAQFVVDGVSEEQWKAIGPLPRQHGILAAMLHEARAERLADVRKDPRFEGWPSAHPDLVDFLGLPIRDGDEVIGALFLANKNCPKSEGSCGFTEDDEELLGILAQHAAIALTNARLYERSRELTIAEERSRLAHELHDAVSQKLFSLRLTAQAAARLVDRDPSRAKGELQQVAALAAEAADELRAAVVELRPAALDEDGLVATLRTQVQVLDRAHSAHVTFAGRGVKALPASQEEALLRVAQEALHNALRHSGADHVDVTLDRRGSGAVLRVTDDGSGFDPMAVRRAGRHLGLVSMRDRASGAGGTLTVESAPGKGTTIEMEVPGG from the coding sequence ATGAGCCACGGTCCACGGTCCGGCCTCGCCGCGGTGAGTTCCGCGTTGCTGGCCATGAGCAGACATCTCGAGGTGCGCGACGTCCTCAAGACGATCGTCGCCTCGGCTCGCGAGCTGCTCGACGCGCAGTACGCCGCGCTCGGCGTCCCCGACGACCACGGCGGCTTCGCCCAGTTCGTCGTCGACGGCGTCAGTGAGGAGCAGTGGAAGGCCATCGGCCCGCTCCCGCGCCAGCACGGCATCCTGGCCGCGATGCTGCACGAGGCCAGGGCCGAGCGCCTCGCCGACGTCCGCAAGGACCCCCGTTTCGAGGGCTGGCCGAGCGCCCACCCCGACCTGGTCGACTTCCTCGGCCTGCCGATCCGCGACGGCGACGAGGTCATCGGCGCGCTGTTCCTCGCCAACAAGAACTGCCCGAAGTCCGAAGGCAGTTGCGGCTTCACCGAGGACGACGAGGAACTGCTCGGCATCCTCGCCCAGCACGCGGCGATCGCCCTCACCAACGCCCGCCTCTACGAACGCAGCCGCGAACTCACCATCGCCGAGGAGCGCTCCCGCCTCGCCCACGAACTGCACGACGCGGTCAGCCAGAAGCTCTTCTCCCTCCGCCTGACCGCCCAGGCAGCGGCCCGCCTGGTGGACCGGGACCCCTCCCGCGCCAAGGGCGAACTCCAGCAGGTGGCGGCCCTCGCCGCCGAGGCCGCCGACGAACTGCGCGCCGCCGTCGTCGAGTTGCGCCCCGCCGCCCTCGACGAGGACGGCCTCGTGGCCACCCTCCGCACGCAGGTCCAGGTCCTCGACCGCGCCCACTCCGCCCACGTCACCTTCGCCGGCCGCGGTGTGAAGGCCCTGCCCGCCTCCCAGGAGGAAGCCCTCCTGCGCGTCGCCCAGGAGGCCCTGCACAACGCCCTGCGCCACTCCGGCGCCGACCACGTGGACGTGACCCTGGACCGCCGTGGCAGCGGAGCCGTCCTGCGCGTCACGGACGACGGCAGCGGCTTCGACCCGATGGCGGTCCGCCGCGCGGGGCGCCATCTGGGCCTGGTCTCGATGCGGGACCGGGCGAGCGGGGCCGGCGGCACGCTGACCGTGGAATCGGCGCCCGGCAAGGGCACCACGATCGAGATGGAGGTCCCCGGTGGCTGA